The DNA segment gcaaaCACCCCTTGCCGGCTCCGGGCAGGGCTGCGCTGTTTGGGCTGCAAACAGAGACGCTGCCGGGAGGTTTCACTCCAAACAGCAGCTGTTTGgttaaaacaaagaaggaaCCCGGACGTTGTCTTGGGGCCGGCCGGCAGAACAGTACTGCACCTGGGCACAACCGCCCCTGGCATCGCCCCCACGGCAGGGGGGCCCGGGCACTGGGGGTCTGTGCCCAGGAAGCGGCACCCACAGCCCAGGGCCCCTCTGCCGGGGTTTGGGTCTGTCCCCGTGGTCGGGGGCCGCATGCAagggtggggaagggatgggCAGTGTGAGGAGCAGAGCCCAGACACTGCAGGGACGCAGGTGTGGGGGTCCGTGCAGccctgtccccctgcccagcccctgccagcaccctccTTGCTTCTGCCTTCGCCACGCAGCCCCCGCTCTGCCCAGAGACCCCTCCTCAGCGCTGGGCCAAGCGCTGGGGTCCATGGGCACAGATGTCCCAAATCCAGGTCTGCCAGTGTCGGTGTGGGGCTGCCCAGCGAGGCCGGGAGGGTCCCTGCCGCGCCCCTGGGTGCCGACAGCTGCTGTGCACGCAGAGTGCAGGGGATGCACATGGGGGTGCAGGATATGCACACGTGCCCATGCAGCCCAGGGTGGGAGTGGGGTCCCTGAGGCAGTGGGGCTGCGGCGCAGGCACTGCAGCTGGCCAGGATGTGGTGCCCACCAGCATGTGCCAGGCAGGGACAGAGGGGATGTGGCAGGGGCTCAGGGGGGCCGGGGTGCAAGGAGCTGGCCCCAGGATACCTGtgcctggcagctgccagcttTGCTTGCTGGTACTCACCACCTTTCTCCTCCGGTGCAGTGCCCGGCTCTGCCCTGAGGATGAGGAgccccaggaggaggaaaacccCCGGCCTCATGGTGCTGCCGGGGATGTTGCGCGTGTCCGGAGCTGAGCCGGGGCCAGGGGCTGGCGGGGGTGCCCAGGCAGCTGAAGCCGGGGCTGCCAGCCGTGGCATGCTGGCCATGCCACaagcaggaggggcaggaggaggggcAGTTCCCAGAACCCGCCGGTGCCCCGCCAGCCATCCCGCTTATCTCCGGCCGAGCCGCGCTTTTGGGTCAGGGCGACCCACGGGGCCGGGGAGGGCAGCTGGGGTCGGGCAGCTGCTGTCCCCTGCAGTGCACAGCCCCATCCCCGCCGCAGCTGGCTGTGACCCCCTGCCCGGGtttccctccagccctgcttgCCCCTTGCCTCCCTGGGGTGGGGGCCGTGGACAGACCCCACAGCTTGGTCCCGGTGCTGCAGCGGGAGCAGCCAAAGGGGCTCTGCCACCATGGTGTGTCCCCGCAGCCATGGCTTGGCTCAGCCAGGCGCAGCCTCCGTGCATGGGGCTGCTCAGGATCCGGCACCATGAGGTGGGAGAGGTGTCCTGGGCCAGCTCGGTGTCCCAGCACGGTgatggggctgggctgggactAGGGAGCGAGCAGGTCCTGCCGTGGTCCCCTGGCACATGggtgctgctccctgccccctTCCCTGTCCCAGTGCTTCATCTACCCCGACCCGTGACTGCTTTTCCAACCAGGTTTTCACACTTTGGGATGCAAATGAGCCCTTCCTTGACGCAAGGAATCCGAGGGAACTGGTTTCTGCACTCCAGTCCCTGACTGCTGAGGGGACGTTGGAGCAGCCCCCGGACCTGGTGGGATGGTCACCACGGGGCTGGAGGGCACCCGCATGGAAACAGGAATgtctccctgccccagggcagcGCCTGCCTGCAGGGGCTGGGTGCCTGCCTGCACCTCCCTGCCTGTGCGCAGCCCAGAGCTGCCTGCGCTTCCcgggaacctgcagcagagcaCAGGGATGGCGATCCGGAGCAGAAAGCGGCCATGTGCCGGTTTATTCTGTTTCAGTGCTGTGAAGCGGCTGGAGCTGACAGGGATTCAGCCTTGGCCTGGCGTGGGGCGGTGCGGGGGCTGCGCAGCCCTTGGTGACAtggctgggagggactgggggcaTCGGGGACCCTGGCCAGGGCCCATCAGAGCAATGCCGGTGCCATCTTGCCAGCGGTGTGGAGGGTCTGGCGCAGGGACGGGCACGGGGGTGGCAGGCACTGCCGGCAGCAGGACCTCTTTGCTCACCCACGGGGGTGCGATGGCAGCGGGGTGAGGAGTGGCCCCGAAAGAGCAGCTCCTGGTGCAGCCCTTCCCGGCCAGGGCTAGGCTATGCCTGGAAGAGACAGATGAGGTGGTCAGTGCAGGATGAGTGCTCCCGCCCTGAGGGATGGGGAGCCCTGGCGTGCCCCCACCCTGGGCACCCCTCAGTCCCCTCCAGGCTGGACCCGCTGCAGCGGTGAGACCTGTGCGGTGCCCCCGGGCTGCTGGGACCCAGGAGgtggcaggctggggggggtcttACCCTGCAGCGGGGACACACACGCCCGGCTGCAGCCCCGCAGGCAGCACTTCTGGCCGGGGGGGCATTCCTTGTCCTGCAGGCACAGGAGGAGGCACTCGGCTGCCTGGTCACCATCAGCCACGGGGGGACAGAGCCCGGGCCATGCTGGCACACACCAAGAGAAAGGGGGTGAGGGTCTCACCTTTTGTGGGCAGGGCACCCCTCTGGGGTGGGggagctgccctgcctgcaggggGTGAGCCCCTcgcccagctcctgccccatgGGGACAGCAGATGGGTGTCCGTACTCCCATTGCCCACTCGGAGGGTCACGGCAAGGGGCAGCCCCAAGGGAGGGTGGGTACAGCCAAGGGGGTGCCGGCCCTGGCCTGGAGGGCTCAGcctgggacagggcagggaggggatgcGGGGGGTCTCAGCCCCACAGGGCGCCGGTGGCTTTACCGTCGGTGGGCGGTTTGCAGACGTGGCCGCAGCCGGTGGTGCAGCACTTGGCGGCCCCGGGGCAATCGCCGTCAGTGTCACAGAGCTCCAGGCAGGGTCCCAGGGAGCCCCGCAGCACCACGGGGCACGCTCCGGGCTTGGCTGCGGCACGGCGGGACCCTGGTGACAAAGGGGACCACTGCTGTGCCGGGATCCTGCTTCCCCCAGCCTCGCTCCTGGCACAGCCTCGACCTCCATCCTGCCCCCATCTTACCCTCATCCTGCCCCCcatcctgtccccatcctgccccCCATCCTCCCTCCCAGAGCCCCATGCTGCCCTCAGCCACTCACCTCACACCCACACCAGTCTGACCCAGTGAGACCAGGCACAGCTCAGTATGGGACAGCAGCTGGAGCGGTGAGGGACAACCCTGGCTGCACTCCTCGCCAGCACCCAGCCCGAATGGGTTGCAGGAGGGGGGTGTCAGGAAGGGGATACAGGAGGGGGGCGCAGGATGGGGTGCAGCCCCGTGCCCACCCAGGGCCATCGCCCACCCATCACGGAGGAGCTGGGCGCAGGGATCCCTTCCCGCAGCGCCCCGagggcctgctcctgcccagggGCTCACGATGGCCAGCGCTGTGCCCAGGGTGGGTGTGCGGCACTGGGAGCCGCAGCCGGCGGCACATGCTGCCCGGGGCCTGGACGGCTGCCACCGGCTGCACGCTCGGCCAGGCATGGCCGCTGGGGCTTCTCCAGCAGCATGGCAGGGCACACGCCGGGCTTCGCAGGGGAGGAAGAGCTGTGCTACCACCAGTGCGGCTGCGGGCTGGCCGTGGGGGCCATGGGGCAGCCAGGGGCAGTGATGGGGGAGCACACGCTTGGGAGGGAGGATGCGGGTCTGGcgagccccagccccagggggaGTGGAGCCTGCGGGCACCCAGCCCCAGGAGGAGGGATGGCGGGGCTGTACCTGTGTCCGGGGGGGCACAGGCCAGCCCGCAGCCGGAGAAGCAGCACTTGCGGTCCCCGGGGCAGTCCCGGTCATCGGCACAGCGGTTGGGGCAGGCAGCGGTGCTCCTCTGGGCGCGCTTCCGCGGGCAGAGGCCGGGTTTGGCTGGAGAAGAGGGGAGGCTTGGGGCTCGGCGTGCAGCCGGCCTGGCCCCACAGTGCCTGTGGCTTTCTCACAGAGTGACGGGGGGCTGTGGACCCGGGGGGGCTGTCCTGTGGCATCCTCAGCCCAGCAAGGGGACACCCAGTCCGCCTTACCTGGCTCGGCGTGCACGCAGCGGGCGCAGCAGCTGCGGGTGCAGCACTTCTCCCCGGGGCTGCACGCGGTGTCGTTGTGGCAGCTCATCCCGCACCTCGCTGTGCTGGCACTGCCGACGCGGGGGCAGTAGCCGGGGCTCTCTGCAGAGGGAGATGCTCCATGCGGCCACGTGCCCAGGGAGCGGGGTTCGCACCAAAGGCACCCGACACAGGCACCGGCCCCCACCCGCATCCCACCCATCGCCCGGTCCCGGTGCTGGTATCTCTTGTGGGGAGCCGGCAGTACctgtggtggggaggaggcaggtcCTGACCTGCCCGCTCTGGCAGCACTTCTCGGCACCGGGGCAGCTGTGGTCGGAGAGGCAGTACAGCCTGGGGGGGCGTGGGGCTCCGCTTGCCCCCGCCGGGCACTCGCCTGCTTTGCCGGGGACAGGCAGGATGGCGGGGGGCCAGCGTCTCCGTGGGGCCCGGCGTGGTGCTGGGGTGACCGCGGGGGCAGTGCTCCGGTACCCAGGATGGTGCTGCTGGGCCAGGGTGGGTGGCAGCTCCGCCAACAGTGCCAGGAGTGCCAGGAGAAAGGTGCGCTTGCCTGGCATCGTGCTGCTGTCGGGGAGCCGTGCTGCTGGGTCCACTGGCTGGGATTTAAAccctgctggggtgggggccGGCCGAACCGAGCTGCTCCTTCCCACGGCGGCACTGTATCGGGACCGTGGGAGCGCTGCGCACGAACAATCCAGCTCGGGGGAGACTCCTGGGGCAGCGCTGGGCTCGCAGCCCGTGGCTGACGCATCCTCCACAGCACGGCCTTTCCAGGTCACCGGTGACCCGCGAGCAGCCGGGCCGGGGGGCCAGGCAGCGCTCCCAGAGCCCCAGTGCCTGCACTCCCCACTGGCGAGCAGGGATGGGACACAGGGGAGCAGCATCCTGTCCCCGGTCTTCAATGTCCACCCGGTCCTGCCTGGTGAGCATCGCTGGTCGCCTCCCAGCACACACGGAGCGGGGAGAGCTGCTGTGGAGACCCGTGGCACTGACCTGGGGTGCACCAGCTTGCGCCCACACCGCAGGGAGAGGGGGAACCGGCACCAGGCACGGGGCTGTGTACTGTCCCCTGCCAAAGGTGGGGGCTCTGGGGGTGCCAGTCCCCAGGTGGAACTGCTTGCTCTGGTTTTTGGGGactgggagcaggagcagggtggATGCAGGAGGGCCGGGGTGCCAGGAGCCCTGCGAGGAGTAGGAGGTGCCAGGGAGagcaaggcaggagcaggagtggggcccagctctgagcaggcaggggagggagggggcaggggcaggcatGGGGCAGGGGTCTGTGGGCTTCACtgcccacagctccttcaggcTTCTGCCATGGGTGATGTGCCACTGCCGGGCCAGGATCgtgtggggcaggagagggtTTGGGTGATGCTCATGTAATGGCACACACTGGCAGTGTCCCCGGCCattgcagagcagagagcagctccGATCCAAGGGGACGTGGACATGGCTGCACCTCGATGGCCCCGCTCTGAGCGTGGCTGCGCAAAGGCAGAGGAGCCAGCATGCCGGGGCAGCCCGGGCTATGGGGCAGCCCAAGCcatggggctgtggggcagcctgAGCCATGGGGCtgtgggacagccctgggcaggggcaCAGGCTGGGGACCCTCGGAGACACGGTGCAGCCAGTTGACGCTGGCGCTTGTCATGTGGAGCCCTTCTAGGCGGCCCTGGCACCAGCATGGGcgcccagcagcagctgtggtggGCAGGATGCGGCCGGGAGCAGGCAGAGCGGCTTCCTGGCCGGGAGCGCGGTGGGACAGAGAGGCGGCCACGGGCATGGCAGGGAGAGGCTGCTTTATTGGTGAGAGTGCAGGGGGCTGCGGCGTGCCCCGAGCAGGGGACCCCGGGGAGGAAGCTGAGGCTGAAGGCTCTGAGCCGGGACCGTGGCCGGGCCGGTGGGGATGGTGCGGGGCCGGTGCTTGGGCATGCGGGACTCGCGTCGGGCAGCAGCTTCCCTGCGGCCAGGCTGGCAAGAGACGGCTGTGCCTGCAAAGGAAGGAGAGGGCCGTGAGCGGGATGGGCGTGCGAGTGCCGTGCCGCGGGTCCTGTGGGATCCCTGGGGTTGGCGGGTGCCCAGCTGACCTCAGTGGAGGGGCGTCACGCAGGAGACCTTGCCGCAGCCGTTCCTGCAGCACTTCTGGCTCCCGGAGCAGTTGGAGTCCGTCTTGCACTGGTTTGTGCAGACGCCCAGCATGGGGATCCCCGGACTGACGGGTGGGCAGGTGCCAGGCTTCTCTGCAAAGACAAAGGGACACGGCCTGAGACCTGCTGGCCCCGGCACGATGGGCAGGGCCAACTCTGCAGCTCCCGGAGCTGTGGGCATGGCCCTGGCCCCTGGCTGCCGCAGAGGATGGACCCCCATGCTGGCCAGCAGCTTCCCCACCCCACGGCTCTGTCTGTTGGTGCTCCTGTCAGCTTGACCTGATGGGAACACGTCAGGGAGGCCACGTGGCGTGGTGGTACTCCACGGTCCCTGTGCTCAGCCTCCCACTCAGGGGTGCGTGGCCGGCACAGGACGCGCAGCCACAGCACGCGGCCCCGACGGCAGTGTTGTCCCCGCTTTCCCCCACAGCTGCCGTGGACAGTCCCGGCTGTGCGCCCATGGTGcctgggctcagcctgggcctcGGCAGGAGGTATGTGCCCCTCAGACAACCTGTGCTTTGGCTGTGCGGggcccctgccctgctgtcccactgcctgctgctgcctgccaccGGTACTGGTCTCCCAGCTCTGTACCACGCTGTCCTCCACTGTGGCACAGCCAGGCCAGCTCTATCCTTGCAGGCAGCCATGGAGGTACCAGTGCCCCCGGTTCACATCCACATGTTTGCAGCTGGAGATCCCAACTCCTGTGCCCGTCTAGCGGGACTGCTCTCCGGCAGGACTGGCGCAGTGAGCGTACTCAGCCGGGTGGCTGTGGGGCCACATCCAGTGGCGGGGCTGGGGACGACGCCGTTGGCAGACTCTTCCCAGGCACGGGGTCGGGAGGCAGGTCAGTGCCCATGTCCCGGGCTGGTGGCCGCCCATGAGGCTGAGCGGGCAGcaagggctgggaggaggacCGGTGTGGGCCCCTGCCCTCTGCACTGGCCCCAGCGTCTTTCGGAGGCGTCTGCTCAACCCCCGTGTTGCCGGAGGGAAGAAGGggtcagcacagccctgcaggagcACACCCCGACCCTGCCGGGATCCCCGCACAGCCCCCGATAACCGCGCTGCAGCCAGACGCCTAAAGGGCGCCCAGGCCCACGGCCGCTACCGCGTCCCGGAGCATCGGTGCCACCGGCTAGGACGAGCTGTCGGCTCACGGCAGCAGGGCCGGCTCCAGGCATCAGGGGCCAGGAGCAAGAGGGAGCGTTACCGTCGGGCTTCTGGCAGGCCTTGCCGCAGGCTGCCGGGCAGCACTTGAGGGTGCTTTCGCAGTCGCCATCGGACTGGCACCCCACCGTGCAGTTCACCGCTTCCGTCGCCGGGTCCGGGCACACGCCGGCTTTTGCTGCAAGGCAAAGGTGGAGGGCGTGGGTGGGTGCCGGGTCTGCCGGACCCACGGCGGGGCGAGGGCCGCTATCCCGAGGCGGGAGATGCTGCcgccagccccagggctgggtcGAGGGATGCTGCTGAGCCCGGCCGCGCCGGATGCCGGCTGGCTCTCGGCCGcgacccccaccccagcagacCCCTGGGCCGGGAACGATGCCGGCCAGTTGCCTGGGGCGTGCCGTGCCGAGCCGAGCCGTGCCGTGCCGAGCCGTGCGCTCATACTCACTGGTGACATTCTGGGCGGATGctggaggcagctctgcccagagAGCCAGGAGCCCCGCCAGGACGAGCACGCTGCGGGCCTTGGGCATGGTGCGGGAGCCGGCGCTGCGCCTGCGGGGCTGCCCGGCCGGCCTTTAAGCTCCTCTCCAGGTGGGGCCGGCGGGCGGCAGGGCTCGGCCTTCCGGGTGGTTCCCAAGGGCCGGGCAGGGCCAGGCTCCCCCTTCGCGCTTGCACAACCCGAGTATCAGGTATCTGCCGCTGCTGGCTGCCGACCAGGAAGGGGGAGCCTCGAGGAGACCGGGCGGCCACGCCGAAAACTTGCCTGGCAGGAACGGCAGCCAaccgccgccagccgcggcccCCGTGTGCCGCACGCTGGACCCCGTCTGGCCCCAGCCGCCGAGCCAGACGGGGCGCGGGCCGCTCGTGGCCCCAGGTGGGGCTCGGCCGCCGGAGGCCGCGGGGACGCGGCCGGTACCGCCGGCGGGAAGCATGGCAGGCGCGGGTGCGCCAGGGACATGGGGCGATCCGTCCCTGCCACCGTGGTCACGAGCTGGAGTGGAGCCCCCGGCTTGGGCCGCTGATGCCCAGAGGCCGGGATGAGCCGGCGGCACGGACGGGGGCTGCGGCTCggctgctgccgccgctcgcccggctcctgctccagccacTTGTTCTCCTCCAGCTTTCGCTCCTCGACTGAAGGGCCCTCCAGGCTGCCTGTGCCTCCGGGCATGCGCCCGCCCCGGAGTTCCCCCATGCCACAGGAGCTCCTTCTGCCCAGCCGCAGCCTTGTCCCACGGCCCCCGCCATCCTTGCAGACTCCAACAGCCCCAGGGATGCAGCCCGGACTGTCCGGCAACACCGGTTGGGCAAGTGGCTGGCGGGGTGCGAGCCACCGGCATGCTCTGGCTGCACGCCTTGTTCTCCGGGGCACGGCAGGGCTGGTGGCCGTAGGACCCCAGACCCCCTCGGCCTGGCGGCTGTCCGGGATACCCCTCCTACGGCACATGCGCAGCCCTCCGGTGGGCCAGGATGCTTCGCGGCTCCTGGCAGCGTCGAGCCAGAGTTTGTTTGGATAGGCCCATCTAGCCAAGCAGCCCAGATCACCTGGCGTGGCTGTCCTGCTCTCATCAGTGTTTGCCACTCTGCCAGTTCCCGTCTCCTCCACAGGGGCTATCAGTGGTGGCTTTAATTCCTCCAGGACTGCTGATGGAAGGGGAGTAGCTCAGCACTATGCCAGGGGGCCCCAAGGACCCCGGCCCCTTTGGCATGGCTCCTGGTTTCGGCTCAACGCCTTGGGCTGTTTGGCTGCTGTCACAACGCGGGTCCCTCCGTGCGGTGCCggtgctgcctggctgggggGTACGGGCTGGACCCCTCTGCTGGGAGGCAATCTCAGAGCTTCCTGGCTCCCTGGGCCCCATCCTGGGCACGGTCACAGGCTGAGCCTCTCCTGCACGGGGAGGAGGGTGAGACCTATCCCGTCTCCGGTGATGTGCCCTCATCACTGGCAGAGGCTCCAGGGtcagccccagctctgggctggAGCATCCCGCAGCCCCGCGTGGGCCAgggctgtgtggggctggggacatgGTCCGTGCCCTGAGTCACGAGCCGGTGTCCGCTCTGCCGATGTCCGTCTCCAGGTAATTTAACCCCACAGTCAACAATGCGGCACGGAGCGGAGTGGCAGTAAATCAGTAACTGTTTGCCTTTGCCTGCGGTCCCCTCCCTGCCGCGGGTGTTTATGCAGGAACAGGAGCCGGCGCGGACAGCCCAGCCGCCTGCCCAGCTGCCACTCTGTGCTTCACCACCATGGGCAGCGGGACCTGATGTGTGGGGACAGGGGAAAGGCCTGGGGCggtggggagagcagcagggcagTCCTTGTCTCTGCACCCTCTGGGCTGGGGTGCTCGGTGGCTGGGTGCCAGGGAGGCTGCCAGGACCTGGCCATGGTCAGGCTGGCTGGGATGCTCCCGCTCTGCCCGTTCGGCTGAGCCCCACTGGGGACAGCGCTTCAGGGGGCTGGGCTGGTGTTTCTAGCCTGGGGCTGACACTGGGACTCACTGAATAAAGGCGGCACTGAATAAAGGTGTTGCAGCCTGGTAGCCcttgtgccagggctggggcacgGTGCTCTGGCGAccagggtgggatggggtggtAACGTGGCTGCTGCAAGTGTGAGCGTTGGCTGGGCAGTGTGAGCGCTGCCCTCCAGGATGGAGGTGAGGGACCCGTGCCgtccctgcctgtgctgtgcacccagagcccacccagacccagcagcagctttttcctggagcagcagcactgctgccagTCTGACGCTGCCCACCCAGAGGCATCGTccctgctgccagggcaggggccACCCTGGTGTCCCACCATGACTGAGCTGCTGTTCCCATGCCGGTGCTGCCGGCAGTGCTTGCCTTTGAGGGTTATTGCCCTGGTCTGACACTGTAATTCCTCTGCCCCAGTGTGTGGGATGATGTCCTTGGTGCTGGTTGTGAGCAGCCGGAGCTGGGAGGCTGTGAGTGTGGATGCCAGCAGCCGGGCTACACTGGAGCAGCTGGATGGGAGCAGATGGGAGCCCAGAAATGGGCTCGTGGCAGGAGATGAGGGGGAAATCATGGAGGAAGGCGAtagctgcagggagcagcatgGGTGCCAGCGGGCTTGCCCAAGGTTGTGCCTTGGCCCCAGCGTGCCCGACTGGCTGCTGAGCGGCCGATCCAGCTGGAGCTGACCCCAGCCAGCCGGagcagctggagagggactGAACGTGCTGGCGGCAGGGCCAGCGGCTCCAGCCCACTCAGTCAGCATCGCTTTCCGGAAGACAGAAATGCTTTGGCTCCCATCCCCACTGCGTGGCATTCGGGATGCTGCTGTCCCCACCATGGCTCTGCCAGGCGCTTCCTCAACAGAGGCTGAGGATGGCCGTGGGCAGCACGGGGGTCTGCCGGCACGGCCACGGGCAGCCCTCCCCATGCCAAGGCGCATCCTAGGGGAGGATCCTGGCTGAGGATGTGGGATCAGCAGCCCCGACCCCGATCCGAAAGGCTCTTCCCTGCAGCATTCCTGGGTGGCAATGGCCACCACTGCTGAGCCCGGTCACGCTGGCTGCACCCAAGCCCCGCGGGTGACTGCGGCTCCTTCATGGCAGCAGGGAAGGTGCCGGAGTCACGTCTCCCTGCCTGCTGAGGGAGGGCAGTCAATGATTAAAAGGGGAGCGTTGCTGGGCCAGGCGAGGTGCCCCTGGGTGGCTAGCTGGCCTCCCGCTGCTGGCCCTGAGCGGGGAAAGCAGGGGACCGTGATAGAGAGGGACACCCCTTCCTCTGGGAGATGTCAGGCCCTGCCAGTTGGCAGCTCAGGGTCCCCGCACTGTGTCCATGGGCTGATGCACAGGGAATTATCTGACCCCTTTGGGGCTCAGCCGTGCACCCGGCTGGCAGCCAAAGGCCGGTGCACCCCGCGGGCAGAAGGGCTCCCGCCACACTGCTGcgtcctgctgctgccgccaagccctccctgcctgcctgcgctgcctgcATGGCACAGACCTTGGCAGCCCCTCTCCTCACTGCAAAGCCGGAGCCTCACGGCTTGGTGGTGGTGCGTGGAGTGCCCTGGAGCCAGGgaagcacctggctctgtgCTGGTGTGATTGGTCTTACCTGCTCATCCCATGCAGGACCCCCAGCCCAAGCCAGTCCCGCAACGCCCTGCAAGCCGGCGGGACGCggctgccctgtgcccccccGAGCACTCACCCTTGCCCCCGGCAGCCGCGGTGGCTGGTTGCAGCTGGGCACACAGGGCGAGGATGCCCACGAGCAAAATGCTGGCAGTCTTCATGGTGCTCCCCACGGGTGCCAGATGGCCAGCGCGGGTTGATGGGGGTTTATATccatgtggggctggggaggggccACCGCGCACATAACCTTTGGGTGCTGAAACTCTTGCTGTGTTTCACAGTTGTGCCCGAGGCAGCGACAGCCCCACGACATGTTATTGCCTGAGAAATCATTTACCACAGCCTCGTCCCAGCCCCAGaagccaggctgcagccaggGTGGGGACGTCGGCACCCAACAGCACCCTCCCCGGGGGAAAGAGAGATGCGGCCACTGGCTGGGGCCACCCCCACGGCCACGGGGAGCCCAGAGGAAGGGGCTGGAGCTCTCCGGCTTGGgaaggaggggacagaggggacagggggaAGGCTGGCACATCCAGAGTGGCCCAGAGGGTGGTGGCTGTCCTGGCAGCATGGCACAGGGGTGTTCTGGGACAGAGCATCTGGGGGGTCTATCCCCGGCCATGCCCACACTGGAGACCCggtgcctgcctgccctggtCCCAGCCTGGCACCCGCATCATGTTGTGCTTGCCCACGGAGCTGCAGGTGACAGCCGGCTGGGTCCCTGCGGGCGAGCGTGGCCTCGGGGGGAAGCAGAGCGTGGGAAGCCTGTGCGACGTGCCAGGCTGGGCGCACCCGCTGTCCCACGCCGCGCACCGAGCACCATTCCTCTGCGGGGACAAGTGGGCGGCTGGGTGCTGTCACGTTGGCTGGCTGCAGACATGTCCCAGCAGACGGGTGCTCTGGTGGGGTCAGCACCGGGGCTGCGTTTCACCTCGCCACGCACCGGGACCGGTGGGAGGCGGCCCTGGATGGGGTGGGGAAACCCAAGGTTAACGGTGCAGGGAGGTCACAGAGAGCTCCGCGCAGCCAAGCGTGCGAAGGGTGACCGTGCTGAGGGTGAGGATTGCTCCGTGCCCACGGGAACGCTGCGGTGCTGCCGCTGCCACACCTTGAGACTCCACCAAGCAGGACCTTTGCTCCCCATCCCACGCGGTGCGAGGGCATGGCAAGGCTGCACGCATCCCTGCCGGGGGGTCTGCACCGTGGCACCTCTCACTGCTGAACTGCAGCCATGCCGGCACAGCTCACTGTGCCCTGCTGAATGGCAAAGGGCACAAGCCGGTGCTGCCGGCAGGTTGGGCAGAGGCAGCCTGGCTTTCTGGGTGCaggggggggctggcagggctgcagcaaggcacgGGGGGCAGCCCGTGGGCAGAGAGGGGCAGGACTTGGGTTTTTGAGGAGCTAGTGGAAGGGGCTCATCCTCT comes from the Haliaeetus albicilla chromosome 2, bHalAlb1.1, whole genome shotgun sequence genome and includes:
- the LOC138688096 gene encoding WAP four-disulfide core domain protein 2-like codes for the protein MPKARSVLVLAGLLALWAELPPASAQNVTTKAGVCPDPATEAVNCTVGCQSDGDCESTLKCCPAACGKACQKPDEKPGTCPPVSPGIPMLGVCTNQCKTDSNCSGSQKCCRNGCGKVSCVTPLH
- the WFDC3 gene encoding WAP four-disulfide core domain protein 3, with amino-acid sequence MPGKRTFLLALLALLAELPPTLAQQHHPGYRSTAPAVTPAPRRAPRRRWPPAILPVPGKAGECPAGASGAPRPPRLYCLSDHSCPGAEKCCQSGQVRTCLLPTTESPGYCPRVGSASTARCGMSCHNDTACSPGEKCCTRSCCARCVHAEPAKPGLCPRKRAQRSTAACPNRCADDRDCPGDRKCCFSGCGLACAPPDTGSRRAAAKPGACPVVLRGSLGPCLELCDTDGDCPGAAKCCTTGCGHVCKPPTDAWPGLCPPVADGDQAAECLLLCLQDKECPPGQKCCLRGCSRACVSPLQGIA